In the genome of Montipora foliosa isolate CH-2021 chromosome 3, ASM3666993v2, whole genome shotgun sequence, one region contains:
- the LOC137996003 gene encoding uncharacterized protein produces the protein MPLPLRHEDVQPPNNRSQALRRLSLLKARFKRVPSYHKDYTEFMEDVITHCAEKARPNDYKGTKIGNGRINYVPHHGVYNPAKPSRIRVVFDCSAVYKGTSLNKNLLQGPDLTNKYRDLLRFFWWDQGDVKKDDQKYRIKVHLFGAASSPACANYGFKKAADDREKEFGKNAADFTRRDFYVDDGLKSVKDVVTAIELIQKTQGMCSKAGLKLHKFSSNQKEVIQAVAPEDRAKGLQDLTRDPLPIERTLGIM, from the exons ATGCCATTACCACTGCGCCATGAAGACGTGCAGCCGCCAAATAATAGATCACAAGCCCTAAGAAGATTGTCTCTGTTAAAGGCAAGGTTTAAGAGAGTGCCAAGTTACCATAAGGATTACACTGAGTTCATGGAAGACGTGATAACCCACTGCGCCGAGAAGGCCCGTCCAAATGACTACAAAGGCACCAAGATTGGAAATGGCCGGATAAATTACGTCCCTCATCATGGGGTTTACAACCCTGCCAAACCTTCACGAATAAGAGTGGTTTTCGATTGTAGTGCCGTGTACAAGGGAACTTCACTGAACAAGAACTTGTTACAAGGGCCGGATCTAACGAACA AATACAGGGATTTGCTTAGATTCTTCTGGTGGGATCAAGGTGATGTGAAGAAAGATGATCAAAAATATCGCATTAAGGTGCACCTTTTCGGAGCTGCCTCGTCACCAGCTTGCGCAAATTATGGGTTCAAGAAAGCTGCTGATGATAGGGAGAAGGAGTTTGGTAAAAATGCTGCTGACTTTACGCGAAGAGACTTTTATGTCGACGATGGACTTAAGTCAGTCAAGGATGTGGTTACCGCCATCGAACTCATTCAGAAAACGCAAGGCATGTGCTCAAAGGCTGGCCTAAAATTACACAAGTTTAGCAGCAACCAGAAGGAGGTTATTCAAGCTGTAGCTCCAGAGGACCGCGCTAAAGGACTGCAAGATTTGACGAGAGATCCCCTACCGATTGAGCGAACGCTTGGCATCATGTGA
- the LOC137996004 gene encoding uncharacterized protein, producing the protein MGKARVSPLKPVTIPRLELTAAVVSVKISQWLGEELDYQDVSEFFWTDSKVVIGYISNTTSRFHVFVANRLQQIHDHTKPQQWRYISSQSNPADAASHVQLDLKPQPLDPDDPEVEKVTSLVTHTSKGYPNHFETSRLDRFSNWFRAKRAVAVCLRFKRCLKEGKKSERVKPACYQPVNMEEIGRAEKEIICCIQYEHFKDEIQASSSLQTGVEFRDRKKAKQRNLDLKKCSSLYLDTDGWLVGTTDTDSSKRPCVYARRIRTSVGL; encoded by the exons ATGGGAAAGGCACGTGTCTCACCATTGAAACCTGTCACAATCCCACGCTTGGAGTTGACGGCTGCCGTGGTCTCCGTGAAAATAAGTCAGTGGCTTGGAGAGGAACTCGATTATCAAGATGTGTCCGAGTTCTTTTGGACAGACAGCAAAGTAGTGATAGGTTACATCAGCAACACGACAAGCCGCTTCCATGTTTTCGTGGCTAATCGCCTTCAACAGATTCACGATCATACCAAACCTCAACAGTGGCGATATATCAGCTCGCAGTCCAATCCCGCCGATGCTGCATCCCACG TACAATTAGATCTAAAGCCACAGCCATTGGATCCAGACGATCCTGAAGTAGAGAAAGTAACCTCTCTTGTGACACACACAAGTAAAGGATATCCGAATCACTTTGAAACTTCCAGATTGGATAGGTTCTCCAACTGGTTTCGGGCAAAGCGAGCCGTTGCGGTCTGTCTGCGTTTTAAACGCTGCctgaaggaaggaaagaagtcCGAAAGGGTCAAGCCCGCATGCTACCAACCAGTGAATATGGAAGAAATAGGTCGTGCTGAAAAGGAGATTATCTGCTGCATACAGTATGAACACTTCAAGGATGAAATCCAGGCTTCGTCTTCACTTCAAACAGGGGTAGAATTCCGTGACAGAAAGAAAGCCAAACAGCGCAACCTTGATCTGAAGAAATGCAGCAGTCTGTATCTTGACACAGATGGGTGGCTCGTGGGAACGACAGATACGGACAGTTCGAAACGTCCTTGCGTCTATGCTAGAAGAATCAGGACGTCAGTTGGATTATGA